A window of the Mus musculus strain C57BL/6J chromosome 18, GRCm38.p6 C57BL/6J genome harbors these coding sequences:
- the Pcdhb5 gene encoding protocadherin beta 5 precursor: protein MEKLERNHRNRQVIPFLFMLLWDQVLMVPTRYSVLEESESGSFVAHLAKDLGLGAGELAARSARVVSDHDKQQFILDSETGDLLLREKLDREELCGSVDPCVLHFQVFLEKPVQFFQGELLIQDINDNSPEFPDKELLLKILENSQPGTRFSLKLAQDLDVGSNGLQQYTVNPNSHFHVLTRNNSEGKKYPELVQDRALDREEQAELSLILTALDGGSPPRSGTALVRILIMDINDNAPEFVNNPYEVQVLESSPPDSPVLTVFAQDADAGNFGRVSYGLFQASDEIQKTFSINEFTGEIRLKTKLDFEKTKSYHVEIEATDGGGLSGKGSVVIEVLDVNDNAPELTISSLTSSVPENSPETVVAIIRIRDRDSGENGKMICSISDHVPFILKPSYKNFYTLVTESPLDRESRAEYNITITVSDLGTPRLTTQHTITVKVSDINDNAPAFSQTSYTMFVRENNSPALHIGTISATDSDSGSNAHITYSLLPPHDQQLALHSLISINADNGQLFALSALDYEALQGFEFYVGATDRGSPELSSQALVRVVVLDDNDNAPFVLYPLQNASAPCTEVLPRAAEPGYLVTKVVAVDRDSGQNAWLSFQLLKATEPGLFSVWAHNGEVRTTRLLSERDAPKHRLLLLVKDNGEPQRSASVTLHVLLVDGFSQPYLPLPEVARDPAQDDPDVLTLYLVIALASVSSLFLLSVLMFVGVRLCRRAREPSLGGCSVPEGHFPGHLVDVSHAGTLSQSYQYDMCLTGESGTGEFKFLKPIVPNLMVQDTGNLHCRDSFVFS from the coding sequence atggagaagctggagagaaatCATCGAAACAGGCAAGtgattcctttcctttttatgctGCTTTGGGATCAGGTCCTCATGGTGCCTACTCGGTACTCTGTCTTGGAGGAATCAGAAAGTGGCTCCTTTGTAGCCCATCTGGCCAAGGATCTGGGTctgggagctggggagctggctgCCAGGTCTGCACGGGTGGTGTCTGACCATGACAAACAGCAATTCATTCTAGATTCTGAGACTGGAGATTTGCTTCTGAGGGAGAAACTAGACAGGGAAGAACTGTGTGGCTCTGTGGATCCCTGTGTGCTGCATTTCCAAGTGTTCCTAGAAAAGCCAGTGCAGTTTTTTCAAGGAGAATTATTGATCCAGGATATAAATGACAACTCGCCAGAATTCCCAGATAAAGAATTGCTCTTGAAAATACTGGAAAACAGCCAGCCAGGCACACGGTTTTCATTAAAATTAGCCCAGGATTTGGATGTGGGCAGCAATGGGCTTCAACAATACACAGTCAACCCCAACTCTCATTTTCATGTCCTCACTCGAAATAATAGCGAGGGCAAGAAATACCCAGAGTTGGTACAGGACAGAGCCCTGGACAGAGaggagcaggcagagctgagcttaATCCTCACAGCTCTGGATGGCGGGTCTCCACCGAGGTCAGGAACAGCCCTGGTTCGAATCCTGATCATGGACATCAATGACAATGCTCCTGAGTTTGTGAACAACCCCTATGAGGTGCAGGTCCTAGAGAGCAGTCCCCCAGACTCCCCAGTCCTGACTGTCTTCGCACAGGATGCAGATGCTGGCAACTTTGGGAGAGTTTCCTATGGCTTGTTCCAAGCATCAGATGAAATCCAGAAAACTTTCTCAATAAACGAATTCACTGGAGAAATACGACTGAAAACGAAATTGGATTTTGAAAAAACTAAATCTTACCATGTAGAAATTGAGGCCACAGATGGAGGAGGCCTTTCTGGGAAGGGCTCTGTGGTGATAGAGGTGTTGGATGTGAACGACAATGCCCCAGAGCTGACCATATCTTCACTGACCAGCTCAGTCCCAGAAAATTCTCCAGAAACTGTGGTCGCTATCATCCGAATACGGGATAGAGATTCTGGAGAGAATGGGAAGATGATTTGTTCAATTTCAGATCATGTGCCATTCATTTTAAAACCCTCTTACAAGAACTTTTACACCCTGGTGACAGAGAGCCCTCTGGATAGAGAGAGCAGAGCTGAGTACAACATCACCATCACAGTCTCCGACCTGGGCACACCCAGGCTCACAACCCAGCACACCATAACAGTGAAGGTGTCCGACATTAACGACAACGCCCCTGCCTTCAGCCAAACCTCCTACACCATGTTTGTCCGCGAGaacaacagccctgccctgcACATTGGCACCATCAGTGCCACAGACTCAGACTCAGGCTCCAATGCTCACATCACCTACTCGCTGCTGCCACCCCACGACCAACAGCTGGCCCTCCACTCGCTCATCTCCATCAATGCTGACAATGGGCAGCTATTTGCGCTCAGTGCGCTGGACTATGAGGCCCTGCAGGGCTTCGAATTCTACGTGGGTGCCACAGACCGAGGCTCTCCTGAGCTCAGCAGCCAGGCTCTGGTGCGCGTGGTGGTGCTAGACGACAATGACAATGCGCCCTTCGTGCTCTACCCACTGCAGAATGCTTCTGCGCCCTGCACTGAGGTGCTGCCCAGGGCTGCGGAGCCTGGATACCTGGTCACCAAGGTGGTGGCTGTGGACCGCGACTCTGGCCAGAATGCCTGGTTGTCATTCCAGCTGCTCAAGGCCACGGAGCCCGGACTGTTCAGCGTGTGGGCTCACAATGGCGAGGTGCGCACCACCAGGCTGCTGAGTGAGCGAGATGCACCCAAgcacaggctgctgctgctggtcaaGGACAATGGAGAGCCTCAGCGCTCTGCCAGCGTCACGCTGCACGTGTTGCTGGTGGATGGCTTCTCTCAACCTTACCTGCCCCTGCCTGAAGTGGCGCGCGACCCCGCACAGGATGATCCGGATGTGCTCACGCTCTACCTTGTCATTGCCTTGGCCTCtgtgtcttctctctttcttttgtctgTGCTGATGTTCGTGGGAGTGAGGCTGTGCAGGAGGGCCAGGGAACCCTCTCTGGGTGGCTGCTCTGTGCCTGAGGGCCACTTTCCTGGCCACCTGGTGGATGTGAGCCATGCAGGGACCCTGTCCCAGAGCTACCAGTATGACATGTGTCTAACAGGAGAATCTGGGACTGGTGAGTTCAAATTCCTCAAGCCCATAGTCCCCAACCTAATGGTTCAGGATACGGGAAATCTTCACTGCAGGGATAGCTTTGTATTCAGCTAA
- the Pcdhb6 gene encoding protocadherin beta-6 precursor — protein METTLAKTPEKRQVVFLAILLLLWEAGSEAIRYSIPEETESGYLVAHLAKDLGFRVGELATRRARIHHRGNKELLQLDVETGNLLLKEKPDREALCGATEPCVLHFQIILENPVQFFQTELQLTDINDHSPEFPDTEMLLKIQESTQPATVFLLKAAQDSDIGSNAVQNYTVSPNLHFHVVTLSRSDGRKYPELVLDRALDREEQPELTLILTALDGGAPPKSGTTTVRIEVVDINDNAPEFVQSLYSVEVPENSPLDALVVTVSARDLDAGIHGNVAYSLFQGGGGPQPFVIDEITGEIRLKGALDFEATSYYTMEIVATDSGGLSGKCTVAIQVLDVNDNAPKLTISSLTSSIPENAPEAVVAVFSVSDPDSGDNGRMVCSIQNELPFLLKPTFENYYTLAAEGPLDREIREEYNITIIVSDLGTPRLTTQHTITVQVVDINDNAPAFTQTSYTMFVHENNNPALHIGTISATDSDSGSNAHITYSLLPPHDLQLSLASLVSINADNGQLFALRAMDYEALQAFEFHVVARDGGSPALSSQALVRVVVLDDNDNAPFILYPMQNASAPCTELLPRAAEPGYLVTKVVAVDSDSGQNAWLSFQLLKATEPGLFSVWAHNGEVRTTRLLSERDVPKHRLLLLVKDNGEPPRSASVTLHVLLVDGFSQPYLPLPEVQHDSSQDEDMLTLYLVIALASVSSLFLLSVLLFVGVRLCRRVREASLGACSVPEGHFSGHLVDVSGMGTLSQSYQYEVCLSGDSGTTDFKFLNHYSQ, from the coding sequence ATGGAGACAACGCTAGCAAAAACGCCAGAGAAAAGGCAAGTGGTTTTTCTTGCTATATTGTTGCTTTTGTGGGAGGCTGGTTCTGAGGCAATTAGATATTCCATTCCAGAAGAAACAGAGAGTGGCTACTTGGTGGCTCACTTGGCAAAAGATCTGGGTTTCAGGGTAGGGGAACTGGCCACTAGAAGGGCTCGAATCCATCACAGAGGAAACAAAGAGCTCTTGCAGCTAGATGTGGAGACAGGGAATTTGCTCCTGAAAGAAAAACCAGATCGCGAAGCACTATGTGGGGCGACAGAACCCTGTGTGCTGCACTTCCAGATCATACTAGAAAACCCTGTGCAGTTCTTTCAAACTGAACTGCAGCTCACAGATATAAACGACCACTCTCCGGAGTTCCCTGACACAGAAATGCTCCTAAAAATTCAAGAAAGCACACAGCCAGCAACTGTGTTTCTTCTGAAGGCAGCTCAGGACTCTGACATTGGAAGCAACGCTGTTCAGAACTACACAGTCAGTCCCAACCTCCATTTCCATGTGGTTACTCTCAGTCGCTCAGATGGCAGGAAatacccagagctggtgctggacAGAGCCCTGGACAGGGAGGAGCAGCCTGAACTCACTTTAATCCTCACTGCTCTGGATGGGGGAGCTCCGCCCAAGTCTGGGACTACCACTGTTCGAATTGAAGTCGTGGACATCAATGATAATGCCCCCGAATTTGTACAGTCACTCTATTCGGTGGAGGTCCCTGAGAACAGCCCCCTCGATGCCTTAGTTGTCACAGTCTCTGCCAGAGATTTAGATGCTGGGATACATGGCAATGTAGCCTACTCTCTGTTTCAAGGTGGGGGAGGTCCTCAGCCATTTGTAATAGATGAAATCACAGGAGAAATTCGTCTTAAAGGGGCACTGGATTTTGAAGCAACTTCATACTATACCATGGAAATTGTAGCCACAGACAGTGGTGGTCTTTCAGGAAAATGCACTGTAGCTATCCAGGTGTTGGATGTGAACGACAATGCCCCTAAACTCACCATCTCTTCGCTCACTAGTTCCATCCCAGAAAATGCTCCTGAGGCTGTAGTTGctgttttcagtgtctctgacCCAGATTCGGGGGATAATGGAAGGATGGTGTGTTCTATTCAAAACGAACTTCCATTTCTTTTGAAGCCTACATTTGAAAATTACTACACTTTAGCGGCAGAAGGGCCACTGGACAGAGAGATCAGAGAAGAGTACAACATCACCATCATAGTCTCCGATTTGGGCACACCCAGGCTCACAACCCAGCACACCATAACAGTGCAGGTGGTGGACATCAATGACAATGCCCCTGCCTTCACCCAAACCTCCTACACCATGTTTGTCCATGAGAACAACAACCCCGCCCTGCACATAGGCACCATCAGTGCCACAGACTCAGACTCAGGCTCCAATGCCCACATCACATACTCGCTGCTGCCGCCCCATGACCTACAGCTGTCCCTTGCCTCGCTGGTCTCCATCAATGCAGACAACGGACAGCTGTTCGCTCTCAGGGCAATGGACTATGAGGCCCTACAGGCCTTTGAATTCCATGTGGTTGCCAGAGATGGAGGCTCACCTGCGCTCAGCAGCCAGGCTCTGGTGCGCGTGGTGGTGCTGGATGACAATGACAATGCGCCCTTCATTCTCTACCCGATGCAGAACGCCTCTGCGCCCTGCACTGAGCTGCTGCCCAGGGCTGCGGAGCCTGGCTACCTGGTAACCAAAGTGGTGGCAGTGGACTCTGACTCGGGCCAGAATGCTTGGCTGTCATTCCAGTTGCTCAAGGCCACGGAACCTGGGTTGTTCAGCGTGTGGGCTCACAATGGCGAGGTGCGCACCACCAGGCTGCTGAGTGAACGAGATGTACCCAAGCACAGGCTGCTGTTGCTGGTCAAGGACAATGGAGAACCTCCGCGGTCTGCCAGCGTCACTCTTCATGTGCTGCTAGTGGATGGCTTCTCTCagccctacctgcctctgcctgaggtGCAGCACGACTCTTCACAGGATGAAGACATGCTCACACTCTACCTGGTCATTGCCTTGGCCTCtgtgtcttctctcttcctcctgtctgtgcTGCTGTTCGTGGGGGTGAGGCTTTGCAGGAGGGTCAGGGAGGCCTCTCTGGGTGCCTGCTCTGTGCCCGAGGGACACTTTTCTGGCCACTTAGTGGATGTCAGCGGTATGGGGACATTGTCCCAGAGCTACCAGTATGAGGTGTGTCTGAGCGGAGACTCTGGGACAACAGATTTCAAATTCCTGAACCATTATTCACAATAG
- the Pcdhb7 gene encoding protocadherin beta 7 yields MLRFLQRRNQSSAFQSFGNSKGLVASTQWDLMEKLEKAHPKRQVIAFIFMMVLVQVCSEPTTQYSILEETESGSFVAHLAKDLGLGARELAARSARVVSDDYKQRLLLDPETGDLLLREKVDREEVCSTVDPCVLHFQVTLEKPVQYFQGELLIQDINDHAPEFPEGEMLLNIPENSQPGTLLPLNLAQDLDVGSNGLQQYTVSPNSHFHVLTRNNSEGKKYPELVQDRALDREEQAELSLTLIALDGGSPPRSGTALVRILIMDINDNAPEFVNSPYEVQVLESSLPDSPVLTVFAQDADAGNFGRVSYGFFQASDEIQRTFSINKVTGEIQLKKELDFEKIKFYHVKIEATDGGGLSGKGLVIVEVLDVNDNAPELTISSLTSSVPENAPETIISIFRVGDRDSGENAKVVCSIPENLPFILKSTFKNFYTLVTESPLDRESRAEYNITIMVSDLGTPRLTTWHTITVQVSDVNDNAPAFTRTSYTMFVRENNSPALHIGTISATDSDSGSNAHITYSLLLPHDPELPLSSLISINADNGQLFALRALDYEVLQAFEFHVGATDRGSSALSSQALVRVVVLDDNDNAPFVLYPMQNASAPCTELLPRAAEPGYLVTKVVAVDRDSGQNAWLSFQLLKATEPGLFSVWAHNGEVRTSRLLSERDAPKHRLLMLVKDNGEPPRSASVTLHVLLVDGFSQPYLSLPEVAPDPTQEVEDALTVYLVIALASVSSLFLLSVVLFVGIKLCRRAREPSLGGCSVPEELFPGHMVDVSGTGTLSHNYQYEVCLTRDSGIGEFKFLKPMIPNLLVQDAGRELNENLHCRDSFVFS; encoded by the coding sequence ATGTTAAGATTCCTCCAAAGAAGAAATCAGAGTTCAGCATTTCAAAGCTTTGGAAATTCTAAAGGATTGGTTGCAAGCACTCAATGGGACCTCatggagaagctggagaaagCTCACCCAAAAAGGCAAGTAATcgcttttatttttatgatggTTTTGGTTCAGGTTTGCAGTGAGCCAACAACTCAATACTCTATCTTAGAGGAAACAGAAAGTGGCTCCTTTGTAGCCCACCTGGCCAAGGATCTGGGTCTGGGAGCTAGGGAGCTGGCTGCCAGGTCTGCACGGGTGGTGTCTGATGATTACAAGCAGAGATTGCTGCTGGATCCTGAGACTGGAGATTTGCTTCTGAGGGAGAAAGTAGACCGGGAGGAGGTGTGTAGCACTGTGGATCCCTGTGTGCTGCATTTCCAGGTGACTCTTGAAAAGCCAGTGCAATATTTTCAAGGAGAATTATTGATCCAGGACATAAATGATCATGCTCCAGAATTTCCAGAAGGGGAAATGCTATTGAATATACCAGAAAACAGCCAGCCGGGCACTCTGTTACCACTGAATTTAGCCCAGGACTTGGATGTGGGCAGCAATGGGCTTCAACAATACACAGTCAGCCCCAACTCTCATTTTCATGTCCTCACTCGAAATAATAGCGAGGGCAAGAAATACCCAGAGTTGGTGCAGGACAGAGCCCTGGACAGAGaggagcaggcagagctgagcttaACCCTCATAGCTCTGGATGGAGGGTCTCCACCGAGGTCAGGAACAGCTCTGGTTCGAATCCTGATCATGGACATCAATGACAATGCTCCTGAGTTTGTGAACAGCCCCTATGAGGTGCAGGTCCTAGAGAGCAGTCTCCCAGACTCCCCAGTCCTGACTGTCTTCGCACAGGATGCAGATGCTGGCAACTTTGGGAGAGTTTCCTATGGCTTCTTTCAAGCATCAGATGAAATCCAGAGAACGTTCTCAATAAACAAAGTCACAGGAGAAATACAACTGAAAAAGGAATTggattttgaaaaaattaaattttaccaTGTGAAAATTGAGGCCACGGATGGGGGAGGGCTTTCTGGGAAAGGCTTGGTAATAGTAGAGGTGTTGGATGTGAACGACAATGCCCCAGAGCTGACCATATCTTCACTGACCAGCTCAGTCCCAGAAAATGCTCCTGAGACGATCATAAGCATCTTCAGAGTTGGAGACAGGGATTCCGGAGAGAATGCAAAGGTGGTTTGTTCTATTCCAGAGAATCTGCCATTCATTCTAAAATCTACCTTCAAGAATTTCTACACTCTGGTGACAGAGAGCCCTCTGGACAGAGAGAGCAGAGCTGAATACAACATTACCATCATGGTCTCCGACCTGGGCACACCCAGGCTCACAACATGGCACACCATAACAGTGCAGGTGTCCGATGTCAACGACAATGCCCCCGCCTTCACCCGAACCTCCTACACCATGTTTGTCCGCGAAAACAACAGTCCTGCCCTGCACATAGGCACCATCAGTGCCACAGATTCAGACTCAGGCTCCAATGCCCACATCACCTACTCGCTGCTGCTGCCCCATGATCCGGAGCTGCCACTCTCCTCGTTAATCTCCATTAATGCTGACAACGGGCAGCTGTTCGCGCTCAGGGCGCTGGACTACGAGGTCCTGCAGGCCTTCGAGTTCCACGTGGGTGCCACAGACCGCGGCTCATCTGCGCTCAGCAGCCAGGCTCTGGTGCGCGTGGTGGTGCTGGATGACAATGACAATGCGCCCTTCGTGCTCTACCCGATGCAGAACGCCTCTGCACCCTGCACAGAGCTGCTGCCCAGGGCGGCAGAGCCTGGATACCTGGTCACCAAGGTGGTGGCAGTGGACCGCGACTCTGGTCAAAATGCCTGGCTGTCATTCCAGCTGCTCAAAGCCACGGAGCCCGGGCTGTTCAGCGTGTGGGCTCACAATGGCGAGGTGCGCACCAGCAGGCTGCTGAGCGAGCGAGATGCGCCCAAGCACAGGCTGCTGATGCTGGTCAAGGATAATGGCGAGCCTCCGCGGTCTGCCAGTGTCACTCTTCATGTGCTGCTGGTGGATGGCTTTTCCCAACCCTACCTCTCTCTGCCTGAGGTGGCGCCCGACCCCACACAGGAAGTTGAGGATGCGCTCACTGTGTACCTGGTTATTGCCTTGGCATCTgtatcttctctcttcctcttgtctgTGGTGCTTTTCGTGGGGATAAAGTTGTGCAGGAGAGCCAGGGAACCCTCTCTGGGTGGCTGCTCTGTGCCTGAGGAACTCTTTCCTGGCCACATGGTGGATGTCAGTGGCACAGGGACCTTGTCCCACAACTATCAATATGAAGTGTGTCTGACCAGGGACTCTGGGATTGGTGAGTTCAAATTCCTCAAACCCATGATCCCCAACCTGTTGGTTCAAGACGCTGGGAGAGAACTTAATGAAAATCTTCATTGCAGGGATAGCTTTGTATTCAGTTAA
- the Pcdhb8 gene encoding protocadherin beta-8 precursor, with the protein METALTKTPEKRQVIFLAILLLLWEASSEAISYSMPEETESGYLVANLAQDLGLRVGELTTRGARIHHNGNKELLQLDAERGNLLLKEKPDREALCGATEPCVLHFQIILENPVQFFQTDLQFTDINDHFPEFPDTEMLLKIQEIAQPGTVFPLKAAQDPDIGSNAVQNYTVSPNLHFHVVTLSRSDDRKYPELVLDRALDREEQPELTLILTALDGGAPPKSGTTTVRIEVVDINDNAPQFLQSLYAVEVPENSPLNALVVTVSARDLDAGIHGNVAYSLFQGGGGPQPFVIDEITGEIRLKGALDFEATSYYTMEIVATDSGGLSGKCTVAIQVLDVNDNAPKLTISSLTSSIPENAPEAVVAVFSVSDPDSGDNGRMVCSIQNGLPFLLKPTFKNFYTLVTERPLDRESNAEYNITITVSDLGTPRLTTQHTITVQVSDINDNAPAFTQTSYTLFVHENNSPALHIGTISATDSDSGSNGLIIYSLLPPHDQQLGLASLISINSDNGQLFALRALDYEALQAFEFHVGATDRGSPALSSEALVRVVVLDDNDNAPFVLYPLQNASAPCTELLPRAAEPGYLITKVVAVDRDSGQNAWLSFQLLKATEPGLFSVWAHNGEVRTTRLLSERDAPKHRLLLLVKDNGEPLRSASVMLQVLVVDGFSQPYLPLPEVALNPTQEEDMLTLYLVIALASVSSLFLLSVLLFVGVKLCKKAREASLADCSIPEGHFPSHLVDVSGAGTLSQSYHYEVCLTEDSGTSDFKFMNPIIPSSLLQDS; encoded by the coding sequence ATGGAGACAGCGCTAACAAAAACGCCAGAGAAAAGGCAAGTCATTTTCCTTGCTATATTGTTGCTTTTGTGGGAGGCTAGTTCTGAGGCAATTAGCTATTCCATGCCAGAAGAAACGGAGAGTGGCTACTTGGTGGCTAACCTGGCACAAGATCTGGGGCTCAGGGTTGGGGAACTGACCACTAGAGGGGCACGAATCCATCACAATGGTAACAAAGAGCTCTTGCAGCTTGATGCAGAGAGAGGGAATTTGCTCCTGAAGGAAAAACCAGATCGCGAAGCACTGTGTGGGGCGACAGAACCCTGTGTGCTGCACTTCCAGATCATACTAGAAAACCCTGTGCAGTTCTTTCAAACAGACTTGCAGTTCACAGATATAAACGACCatttcccagagttccctgacACAGAAATGCTCCTAAAAATTCAAGAAATTGCCCAGCCAGGGACTGTGTTTCCTCTGAAGGCAGCTCAGGACCCTGACATAGGGAGCAACGCTGTTCAGAACTACACAGTCAGTCCCAACCTCCATTTCCATGTCGTTACTCTCAGTCGCTCAGATGACAGGAAatacccagagctggtgctggacAGAGCCCTGGACAGGGAGGAGCAGCCTGAACTCACTTTAATCCTCACTGCTCTGGATGGCGGAGCTCCACCCAAGTCTGGGACAACCACTGTTCGGATTGAAGTCGTGGACATCAATGATAATGCCCCCCAGTTCTTACAGTCACTCTATGCGGTGGAGGTCCCTGAGAACAGTCCCCTCAATGCCTTAGTTGTCACTGTCTCTGCCAGGGATTTAGATGCTGGGATACATGGCAATGTAGCCTACTCTCTGTTTCAAGGCGGGGGAGGTCCTCAGCCATTTGTAATAGATGAAATCACAGGAGAAATTCGACTTAAAGGGGCATTGGATTTTGAAGCAACTTCATACTATACCATGGAAATTGTAGCCACAGACAGTGGTGGTCTTTCAGGAAAATGCACTGTAGCTATCCAGGTGTTGGATGTGAACGACAATGCCCCTAAACTCACCATATCTTCGCTCACTAGTTCCATCCCAGAAAATGCTCCGGAGGCTGTAGTTGctgttttcagtgtctctgacCCAGATTCGGGGGACAATGGAAGGATGGTGTGTTCAATTCAGAACGgacttccatttcttttaaaacccACATTCAAGAACTTTTACACCTTAGTCACGGAGAGACCCCTGGATAGAGAGAGCAACGCTGAGTACAACATCACAATCACGGTCTCTGACCTGGGCACACCCAGGCTCACAACCCAGCACACCATAACAGTGCAAGTGTCCGACATCAACGATAATGCTCCTGCCTTCACTCAAACCTCTTACACCTTGTTTGTTCACGAGaacaacagccctgccctgcACATAGGCACCATCAGCGCCACAGACTCAGACTCTGGCTCCAATGGCCTTATTATCTACTCGTTGCTGCCGCCCCATGACCAGCAGCTGGGCCTTGCCTCGCTGATCTCCATCAACTCAGACAACGGGCAGCTGTTTGCGCTCAGGGCGCTGGACTACGAGGCCCTGCAGGCCTTCGAGTTCCACGTGGGCGCCACAGACAGAGGCTCGCCCGCGCTCAGCTCAGAGGCTCTGGTGCGCGTAGTGGTGCTGGATGACAATGACAATGCGCCCTTCGTGCTCTACCCACTGCAAAACGCTTCTGCGCCCTGCACTGAGCTGCTGCCCAGGGCTGCGGAGCCTGGCTACCTGATCACCAAGGTGGTGGCAGTGGACCGCGACTCTGGCCAGAATGCCTGGCTGTCATTCCAGCTGCTCAAGGCCACAGAGCCCGGGCTGTTCAGCGTGTGGGCGCACAATGGCGAAGTGCGCACCACCAGGCTGCTGAGCGAGCGAGATGCACCCAAgcacaggctgctgctgctggtcaaGGACAATGGAGAGCCTCTGCGCTCTGCTAGTGTCATGCTGCAGGTGCTAGTGGTGGATGGCTTCTCTCagccctacctgcctctgccagagGTGGCGCTCAACCCCACACAGGAAGAAGACATGCTCACTCTCTATCTGGTTATTGCCTTGGCTTCTGTGTCTTCACTTTTCCTCTTGTCTGTGCTGCTGTTTGTGGGGGTGAAGTTGTGCAAGAAGGCCAGGGAGGCTTCTCTGGCTGACTGCTCTATTCCTGAGGGACACTTTCCTAGCCACTTGGTGGATGTCAGTGGTGCGGGGACCTTATCCCAGAGTTACCATTATGAGGTCTGTCTGACTGAGGACTCTGGGACCTCAGATTTCAAGTTCATGAACCCCATTATTCCTAGTAGTCTCCTTCAGGACTCTTAG